A stretch of the Salmo salar chromosome ssa20, Ssal_v3.1, whole genome shotgun sequence genome encodes the following:
- the LOC106580967 gene encoding olfactory receptor 11A1-like, translated as MENSTYFKDFRLAAYGDIREFKYFYFAAVTVLYFVIILANAFLIGVICIERSLHEPMYLFLCALFVNQLYGSTGLFPALMFYLLSDTHDISLLYCYLQIYVLYTYGLTEFCNLAVMSYDRYISICYPLWYNSIMTPKIICGLILLSWLYSFFINAIIISLSLRLQFCSNVLDRVYCDNYSVVKLACSNTMLNNISGLVGTLVSLSCTIFPTIYSYVRILQICLTFKSSKEKKQKAFNTCTPHIASLLNFSFGCLFAILQGRYDTAHLPPILRTFLLVYFLICPPLFNPIMYGVRMVKIRQACKKVLGLKT; from the coding sequence ATGGAGAACTCTACTTACTTCAAGGACTTTAGGCTTGCTGCATACGGGGATATCAGAGAATttaagtatttctactttgctgCAGTAACTGTATTATATTTTGTCATAATTCTTGCCAATGCTTTTCTTATTGGAGTTATTTGCATTGAAAGAAGCCTTCATGAACCCATGTATCTGTTTCTATGCGCTTTGTTTGTTAATCAGTTGTATGGGAGCACTGGTTTGTTTCCTGCTCTCATGTTTTACTTACTCTCTGACACACATGATATTTCCCTTCTTTATTGTTATCTCCAGATTTATGTGTTGTACACATACGGTTTAACAGAATTTTGTAATTTAGCTGTTATGTCCTATGACCGGTACATTTCTATTTGTTATcctctgtggtataacagtattatgACACCTAAAATCATTTGTGGCTTAATTCTGCTGTCATGGTTGTATTCTTTTTTCATCAACGCCATCATTATCTCCCTGAGTTTGCGACTGCAATTTTGTAGTAACGTTCTGGACAGAGTGTATTGTGACAACTACTCAGTAGTCAAGCTTGCCTGTTCAAATACTATGCTGAATAACATATCGGGTCTTGTTGGCACTTTGGTTTCTTTATCTTGTACTATATTTCCTACCATATACTCATATGTAAGAATTCTACAAATATGTTTAACCTTCAAGTCTTCAAAAGAGAAGAAACAGAAAGCGTTTAACACTTGTACACCACATATAGCCTCTTTGCTGAACTTCTCCTTTGGATGTTTATTTGCGATTCTACAAGGCAGATATGATACTGCACATCTTCCACCTATACTTCGCACTTTTTTATTAGTTTATTTTCTAATATGTCCACCACTATTTAATCCTATTATGTATGGTGTTAGGATGGTTAAAATCAGGCAGGCTTGTAAAAAGGTACTAGGCCTTAAAACATAA